The Microlunatus antarcticus DNA segment CGCGGGTGATCGAGCGGCTGGTCAGCGACGCGCCGTCACGGGCCCCGGAGACGGCGGGGGCGGAGGTCTGCGGCACGGGGCCGGCGGTCTCCTGCGCGTTGCCCGTCAGGGCGAACGATCCAGCGACCCCCAGGCCGAGGACCGAGACCGCGAGCGCCGCGGCGCCGTGCTGCACCCAGCCACGCCGGTCGGAGCGGACGTCCTCGAGGAGCGCTCGCTTGGCGTGGTCGCGCTGCGGCGGAAGCGTTCTCGGCACTGATCACCTCGTGCAGCGGGCAGGGCTCGACGCCGTGCCGCCGCGGTTCGTGGGGGGTCTCGCGGACGGGATGGGTCCCGTTCGCCACCAGGGGGGAGCGACGAGCGGGCCGCGAGAACCATAACGGAACCGTAACGGGAGGCCAAGTGACGGCGTACCACCGTTGAAACTGGTACTACCACTCCATTGGGGCTGTGCCCTCGACGTGACGGCGGTCCGGGATCAGTGCGTCCGGACGCCGATGCTCTGCAGCCAGGGGGTGGGGTCGACCGCCTTGTAGACGTCGCCGTACTTGACCCCGACGGGGTAGAGCTCGAAGTGCAGGTGCGCGCCGAAGGCCCGGCCGGTCTGACCGACGTAGCCGATCACCTGGCCCGCCTGCACGGTCTGACCGGTGGTCGCGGCCATCCGCGACATGTGCGAGTACATCGTGGTCTGTCCGTCGGCGTGACGCACGGCCACGTGGTTGCCGGCCCAGTCGCCGGTGTTACCGGCGAAGACGACGACGCCCGGCAGCACCGAGTGGATCGGCGTCCCGTACGCCGCCCGGAAGTCGAGCCCGGTGTGGTAGCGCGACCAGTGGCCGTACTCGCCGAACTTGGAGCCGACGACACCGGTCGAGATCGGCAGCGTGCCGGTCGTGCCGGCGGGCAGCGTGCCGGCCGTCCCCGTCACCGGGGTGGTGGCCTGGGTGCTCAGGGTCGGGTCGGTCAGCGTGGGGTCGGCGAGCGTCGGGTCGGCCGCGAGGCCCGCGTCGACCGCGGCCTGGCGGGCGGCGACGGCCGCCTTGAGCCGGTCGGCGGCGATCTGCACGGCGGCCGCCTGCGTGGCGGCCTGGGCGGTGGTGAGCCGCTGCTGGCGGGCGGTGCCGGCGGCGCTGAGCGAGGTCCGGACGACGACCTGCGCCTCACGGGCGAGCGCGTCGCCGCGCTGGGCCGCGACCTCGGCGAGCAGGGCGGACTGGACAGCGGCGCTGCGCCGGCCGGCGGCGACCGGGTCGACGGGCGCGGGCTGGACGCGCGTCGTCCGCGCGGTGCCCTCGTCGGCGCTGGTGACGAGGGAGGAGGAGCCGGCGGCCAGCAGGCCGACCACGGCGATCAGGAGGGCGACGATGGTGTTCGTCGCCAGCGTGCGCTGCTCGCTGGCGCCCCGGTGGGGCAGGCGGGACAGAGCAGCGGTCGTGGACACGCACTCTCCTTGCTCGAACAACCGGGACGAAGGCCGTCGAAGGGCTCCCGGAAGGCCAACCCAGCCGTGCGTGGGCCCCACTCCTCGACGCCCTCGATTCTAGGCGCGAACCGGGCCTTCTGCGGTCTTCGTCACCGATTCGCCACCCACGTGTTCCCGTCCGTTCGCCAGGAGGTCGGCGACCTCGTACGCGAGGGGGCGGTGGTGGGGCATCGAGAGGTGCCCGACCCCGTGGACGTCGACGTTGGTGACGTCGAGGTCGGGGTGCTCGAGGCGCGCGTTGCGGTGCGGCAGGACGAGGTGGTCGATGTCGCTCGCGTACGCCACGAAGCGCGTGCGGCACCCGGGCGCCGGCTCGGCGAGGGCGCGGACGACGGCGCTGCCGGGGGTCAGCGCGCGGGTCATCGGCAGCAGCGGCACCAGGGGGGAGAGGCGGGCCAGCTCGGTGCCGCCGTGCGGCGTCCCGAGGGTGACGAGGGTGTCCACGACGTCGTCGCCGCCCTGGCGCTGCACGAACCAGCGCGCGATCAGGCCCCCGAGGCTGTGCCCCACCACGTGCACCCGGTCGTGGCCGGTCGCCGTCGCCAGCGCCCGGACCCTCGTCCCGAGCGCCGTGGCCGCCTCGGCGACGTCGGCGGTCAGCAGGCCGTAGTCGTGCGCCGCGACGGTGGCGAAGCCGCGGCCGCGCAGCGTGGCGTCGAGGCGGGTGAAGATCGAGTGGTTGTCGACGATCCCGTGCACCAGCAGGATCGGGGTCGTGGCGGCGCCCGGGTCGTGCCGGACCAGGCCGCGCTGCCCGGCCGCGCTCGCGTTGCCCCGGCGGCGCCGGGTGCGTTCCACCGAGCCGGGCAGGGCGCCGAGCGGGTACGCGACCAGGTGCGCACCGATCCAGGCTGCCTCGCGCACCAGACCGGGGAGGGCACGGACCATCGGCCCACGGTACCCGCGGCGACGTCGGCGCCACGGCGCTGACTAGGCTCGACGCCATGGTGCCGGGGCCGGAGCTGCGCAGCCCGCAGGGCACGGTCCCGCGACGCGTCGTCGTCGCCAAGCCGGGGCTCGACGGGCACGACCGCGGGGCCAAGATCGTCGCCCGCGCGCTCCGTGACGCCGGCATGGAGGTCATCTACACCGGGCTGCACCAGACGCCCGAGCAGATCGTCGCCACCGCCCTGGCCGAGGACGCGGACGCGATCGGCCTGTCCGTCCTGTCCGGCGCCCACCTCACGCTGTTCGCCCGCGTGCTCGACCTGCTGGCCGCGGAGGACGCTTCGGACATCGTCGTCTTCGGGGGCGGGATCATCCCGCAGGCCGACCGGGCCGAGCTGCTCGAGCGCGGTGTCGCCGGCGTCTTCGGGCCGGGCGCGAGCATGGCCGACATCGTCGCCTGGGTCCGGGCGCACGTCCCGGAGCGGGAGGCCGGCTAGCGGGCCAGTAGGCTCGTCGATCGACCACGAACGACTCGGCGCCGCGCACGCGGGCGCCTCAGGAGGACCACGGATGGACCTGTTCGAGTACCAGGCACGCGACATCTTCGAGGCCCACGGGGTGCCGGTGCTGCGCGGCATCACCGCCACCACGCCGGAGCAGGCGGTCGAGGCCGCCCGGCAGCTGGGCACGCCCGTCGTCGTCGTCAAGGCGCAGGTCAAGGCCGGCGGACGCGGCAAGGCCGGCGGGGTCAAGCTGGCCCGCACGCCCGAGGAGGCCGGCGAGAGGGCCGCCGAGATCCTCGGCATGGACATCAAGGGCCTGACCGTCGAGACCGTCATGGTCACCGAGGGCGCCGACATCGCCGAGGAGTACTACTTCTCGCTGCTGCTCGACCGGGCCAACCGCCGCTACCTCGCGATGGCCTCGAAGGAAGGCGGCATGGAGATCGAGCAGCTCGCCGTCGAGCGCCCCGAGGCCCTGGCCCGGATCCCCGTCGACCCGCTGGTCGGCATCGACGCCGCGAAGGCGGCCGAGATCGTCGCCGCCGCGGGCTTCGACGCCGACGTCGCGGAGGAGATCGGGCGCGTGATGCAGACGCTCGGCCAGGTCTACGAGGGCGAGGACGCCACGCTCGTCGAGGTGAACCCGCTGATCCTCACCGGCTCCGGCGACATCGTCGCCCTCGACGGCAAGGTCTCCCTCGACGAGAACGCGGCCTTCCGGCACGCCGAGCACGCGGCGCTGGCCGACACCTCCGCGGAGGACCCGCTGGAGGCGGCCGCCAAGGCCAAGGGCCTCAACTACGTCAAGCTCGACGGCTCGGTGGGCATCATCGGCAACGGCGCGGGCCTGGTCATGAGCACGCTCGACGTCGTCGCGTACGCCGGCTCCGGGCTCCCCGGCGAGCCCAAGCCCGCGAACTTCCTCGACATCGGCGGCGGCGCGAGCGCCGAGGTCATGGCCAACGGCCTCGAGATCATCCTGGGCGACGTCCAGGTGAAGAGCGTCTTCGTCAACGTCTTCGGCGGTATCACCGCCTGCGACGCGGTCGCCAACGGGATCGTGCAGGCGTACGCGCTGCTCGAGGGCCGCGGCGAGGCCGTGACGAAGCCCGTGGTCGTCCGGCTGGACGGCAACAACGCCGAGCTGGGCCGCCAGATCCTCGTCGACGCGGGCCTGCCCGGTCTCGAGCAGGTGGACACGATGGACGGCGCCGCCGCCCGCGCCGCCGAGCTGGCCTCCCAGGCCGCCTGACCCGGTCCACGAGCGCAGAGAGCAACAGGAGCAACCAGAACATGTCGATCTTCCTCAACGCTGACAGCAAGGTCATCGTCCAGGGCATGACCGGGTCCGAGGGCCGCAAGCACACCGCGCGGATGCTGGCCTCGGGCACCCAGATCGTCGGCGGGGTGACGCCGGGCAAGGGCGGTCAGACCGTCGACTTCGACGGGACGAGCGTGCCCGTCTTCGGCTCGGTCGGGGAGGCCATGGAGGCCACCGGCGCCGACGTCACGGTCATCTTCGTCCCGGCCAAGTTCACCAAGGGCGCGGTCGTCGAGGCCATCGAGGCCAAGATCCCGCTGGCCGTCGTCATCACCGAGGGCGTCCCGGTCAAGGACACGGCCGAGTTCTACGCCCTCTCCCAGGGCTCGGACACCCGCCTGATCGGGCCGAACTGCCCCGGGCTGATCTCTCCCGGGCAGTCGAACGCGGGCATCATCCCCGCCGACATCACCCCGCCGGGACGCATCGGCCTGGTCAGCAAGTCCGGGACCCTGACCTACCAGATGATGTACGAGCTCCGCGACATCGGCTTCTCCTCGGCCGTCGGCATCGGCGGCGACCCGGTCATCGGGACGACGCACATCGACGCGCTGGCCGCGTTCCAGGCCGACCCCGACACCGACGCGATCGTCATGATCGGCGAGATCGGCGGCGACGCCGAGGAGCGTGCGGCGGAATTCATCAAGGCCAACGTCACCAAGCCCGTCGTCGGCTACGTCGCCGGCTTCACCGCACCGGAGGGCAAGACCATGGGCCACGCCGGGGCCATCGTCTCCGGCGGCGCCGGGACCGCGGCGGGCAAGCAGGAGGCCCTCGAGGCCGCCGGTGTGCGCGTCGGCAAGACCCCGAGCGAGACGGCGCAGATCATGCGCGAGGTCATCCAGGCGCTCTAGCTCGACGTCCGTCGACAACGGGCGGGATCCTGCACCTCCACGGTGCGGGATCCCGCCCGTTGCGGTTCTCGGACCTCGTCGGGCATCCACGGGCGACGCGGCGGGCGAAACATCACCCGTGCCTCTGCTCCCCGTCCCCCCGTCCACGGCCGACGGCGCGAGCGTGGCCGACGTCGAGCGGTGGGTGGCCGAGCACCTCGGTGACCTGACGCTCGAGGGTCCGGACGGCGTACGGGCCGGAGGGTTCGACGGCGGGCAGGCCGCGGCCGACACGGCCCTGGCCACCCTGGACATCAGCGGCTACGCGAACACCCGCAGCACCGTCCTCCCCGAGGAGCGTCGCGGCTCGAGCCGGCTCTCTCCCTACATCCGCTACGGCCTGCTCACGCTGCCGCGGGTGTGGGCCGCCGTGCAGGACGCGCCGTCCTTCGACCGCAAGCGGTTCCGCGACGAGCTGCTGTGGCAGGAGTACGCCCGCCACCTCTACTCCCGCCTCGGGCGCCGGCTGCGGTCGTCGCTGCGCAACGCGTCCCCGACCGAGGGCCGCCAGAGCTGGGACCGGCCGGCCTGGGACCGCTCGATGGCGTGCATGGACTTCGTCGTCGGCGAGCTCCACGACGAGGGCTGGGTCGTGAACCAGACCCGGATGTGGCTGGCGTCGCAGTGGGCCGTCCGGGCCGGCGCCGACTGGCGCGAGGGCGAGCAGGAGATGTTCGCCCACCTGCTCGACGGCTCCCGCGCGGCCAACGGCCTGGGCTGGCAGTGGACGACCGGGACCGGCAGCAGCAAGGCGTACGGGTTCAGCCGCTGGCAGGTGCAGAAGCGCGCCCCGCAGCTCTGCCGCCGCTGCCCGCTGCGCGACGCCTGCCCGATCGAGGAGTGGCCCGAGGTGAGCCTGGACCGGGTGCCTGACCGCGCCGACCTGACGCGCGGGCCGATCCCGGCCGGTCCGGCCGAGGTCGAGGGGGACGGTGGGGAGGCGGTCTGGCTGACCGCGGAGTTGCTCGGCGACGACGACCCGGCCCTGGCGGCCGACGAGACGCGCCCGGCCGTGTTCGTCTTCGACGAGCCGCTGCTGGCCCGGCTGCGCCTCTCGGGCAAGCGGCTGGTCTTCCTCGCGCAGACCCTCGGGGAGCTGGCCGCCCGACGTGAGCTCGAGGTCCGCCGGGGCGACGTCGTCGACGAGCTCGACGGTCGACGGCTGGCGGCGACCTGGACCCCGGTGCCGGGCTGGCAGGAACGTTCCGCCCGCCTGCAGCCGGTCGAGGTCCACCCCTGGCCCTGGCTGGCCCGGCCCCGGCCGGCGTCGGTCGGCAGCTACACCGCCTGGCGGCGCGATCTCAAGGTCTGAGGGGCCCGACCTGCCCGACGCGGATCGGCTGAAGGCCGGACCGGGCCGGGCTCACTGCTGCTGGGTCGCGCGCTGGACCGCGCGGACGGCGACGGTGTTCCAGTCGTCGCCGTCGACGTCGAGACCCTTCTGCGGGTTGAGGAAGACGAAGGCGACCTTGTCGCCGGACGACGCGATCCCGACGCGGAAGCGGGTCGTGGTGCCACCGGCCTTCTGCTCGACCTCGGTCGTCCAGCCGGTGACGGCGGCGCCCTCGGCGGCCACCCCGGTCACCTTGGTGGGGGAGTCGACGGTCGCGGTGAGCTTGCGCTCCTTGCAGCTCGACCAGTCGCTGCGGACCTTCTCGGCCAGCTTGGACGCGGTGTCCGCGTCCTTCACCGTGAGGACGATCTCGTTGAGGCCGAAGATCCCGGGCACGTCCTGGAGGAGGTAGACGCGCGAGCTCTTCGCCGTGGCGGCGGTCGTCGACCAGTTCACCGACTCGCACTGCGAGCCCGAGAAGTCCTCGCTCGGCGCCTGGACCGGCGTGCCCACCCAGGGGGCGGTGACCGAGCCCACGGGCGGCAGGTCGCCGGTGGCGAGGAAGCCCGGCTCGTCGCCGCCGGCCGGGGGCGGGCCGTCCTTGGTGCTGACGGTCGTCGCGCAGGCGCCGCCCGCCGGGCCGCACTGGCCGGTGACCACGGAGGCGACGGCCTTGGTCACGTCGTTCACGTTGAGGGCGGTCTTGCCCGGGGTCGAGGCGTCGACCACGTCGAGGACGCGGCCGGTGCGGCTCGCCACCACCCAGTGCTGCGTGCGCTCTCCGCCGACCGTGGAGTGGACGGCCACGGCCGTCGCCTCGTCGCCGACACCCTCGACGACGCGGCCGGTGAACAGCCAGTCGCCGGCCACCGCGCAGCTCCCCAGGGCCCGGCTCGTGGTCGCGAACGCCTGCGTCGCGTCCTCCACCGAGGCGTACGCCTGGGCGACGTGGACCGCCGACTGCGCACCGGAGCCGTCCGCGGTGAGCGTGCGGGTGATCGTCTGCTGCGCGGTCGGCGCGCCCTCGAGCGGGTCGCTGCCGAGGCACGCCGCCCCGGAGCCGTCCGGGACCGGGCCCCGGACGGTGCTGCCCGCGGTCCAGGTCCGGTTGCCGGCGATCAGCTGGGCACCCTCGACCGACAGCATCGACGTGTCGTCGAGCAGGGCCGTCGCGCTCGGGGTGACCGGGGCGCTCGACGAGGGGCCGGGGTCCCCGCCCGCGCCGGGCTGGTCGCGCACGCCGATGACGGCGGTGCCGATGGCGATGCCGACGACCACGACGGCGGCGACCGCCCCGACCAGGACGGCCAGTCGACCGCGACGGCCGAGCCGGCGGGGCCGCTCGTCCAGGTCCTCGTCGTCGCTCCGGTCACCGGAGAGGCCGAGCGGCGCGGTCTCGGGCCGACCGGTCGTCCGCGGCAGGAGGGTGGTGGCGTCGTCCTCCGCGGGGCGGGTCGCCGGCGTGAAGTTCAGGCGCTTCGTGCGCGGCGCGGCGGTGGCGTCCTCGCCCTCGGCCCGGTCTGACGCGGCGGCCTCGGCCGGGGTCCCAGGCTTGTCCGGGGTCGCGGGGTCCGCGTCGCCCGGGGTGCGGACGGTGGCCGCGTCGGCGTCGGCGGCGTCCTCGCGGAAGATGGGGCGCGCCTCGTCCTCGGTGAAGCGGCCCTCGAGCCCGGCGCCGGTGTCCGGCGTCGGCTCGTCCGCACCGAAGGCTCGGCGCGGGCGGTTCGTAGGTCGGTCGGCCATGGGCGGGACGTGCTCCTCGTGGCTGTGCAACGTGGTGGCTACGGGCGCACCGCGTCGCCACGCCGTCGTCGGTGCTGAGCCCCGGGCAGCGGATCCACCCCGGGCGAAGACCACCAAACTTTACCCCTGCTCTCGCGTGTCCCGCCCCGGTCGCGGTGCGACCGTGGGAAACCATGAGCGGGACATGGCTTCGTTGACCTCCCCCCGCCGTCCCGACGCGACCGAGCGGCACCGCGTCGTCCTCGAGGCGTCCGAGGCCGTCCGCGACGTCGACCGGACCGACGTCGACCCCGTCAGCTGGCCCGTGGCGGCCGTCGTCGGGGGCCTCGCCACCGCCGCGGTCGGCTGGGTGGTCGTGACCGGGCTGGTCGTCTGCGGCTGGCTGATGGGCGACGACGCCGGGCTGCCGGACGCGCTCCGGCTCGGCACCCGGCTCTGGCTCCTCGGCGGCGGCGTGCCGGTGACCGTCGGCGGGCTCGAGGTCAGCCTCGTGCCCTGGGGCCTGACCGTGGTGACCGCCGGACTGCTCTGGCGCTTCGGCGGCTACGCGGCGCGGCGGGTCGCGCCGGGCAGCCGGACGGGACCGTTCGCGGTCGCGGCCGTCGTCACCCTCGCGTACGCGGCGCCCGTGCTCGTCGCCGCCGGGCTCTTCGGCGAGCCGTGGCGCGCGCCGGGTCGCTGGGCCGTCATCGTGCTCGTCCTCCTCGTTGCCGCCTGGGCCGGGGCCGGCTCGCGTGTCGGCCGACCGGTCGGGTCGTCCTGGCCCACGCTGCTGACCGGTCTGCCGCGCGCGGTGGCCGGGGCCGTGGGCGTGCTGCTGCTGGCCGGAGCCGCCGTGCTGGTCCTCGGCCTGGTCACGGGCTGGGACCGGGTCGTCGGTCTGAACGACGCGCTCCAGGCCGGTGCCGTCGGCACCGTCCTGCTCGTCCTCGTCCAGGCGACCGTCCTGCCGAACGCCCTCGTCTGGTCCGGCTCGTACGCCCTCGGGTCCGGCTTCAGCCTGGGCAGCGGGTCCGTCGTCGCGCCCGCCGCGACCTCCGTCGGCGTCCTGCCGGGCCTGCCGCTGCTGGGCGCCCTGCCCGCCGCCGGCCCGGGCAGCACCCTTCAGCTGTGGTGGCTCGCGCTCGGTGCGGTGGCCGGGGCGCTCGCCGCCTGGCTCGTCCTGCGCGGCGGCGTCACCCGGCGCTTCGACGCCTCGACCCTGCTCGGCGGCCTGGCCGGCGTGGTCTCCGGCCTCGTCTTCACCGTCCTGGCCTGGACCACGAGCGGCGACCTCGGGGTGGAGCGCCTGACCGGGCTCGGCCCGCGCCTGGTGCCCCTGCTCGTGATGAGCACCACGACGCTCGGGCTGTCCGGGATGGTCGCCGGTGCGGTCATCGGGGTCGTCCGTCACCTCGCGCGCCCGTCGGCGGAGGCCGAGGACGGGGGAGCGGAGGAGACCGAGGTCATCGACGCGGGCGACCCGACGCAGGAGACCGAGGAGACCGAGGTCATCGCTCGGTAGGGTGGCCGCCGTGCCCGACCCCGCCCAGCGTGTCCCCGGTGACGGGGGCGGCGCCTCCCCGGCCCGGCTGGTCGTCCTCCTCTCCGGCACCGGCACCCTGCTGCAGGCCCTCCTCGACGCGAGCGCGGACCCCGCGTACGGCGCCCGGGTCGTGGCCGTCGGGTCGGACCGCGAGGGCACCGTGGGCCTCGAGCGCGCCGCGGCGGCCGGCGTCGAGACGTTCGTCCACCCGCTGGCCGGCTCCCCGGACCGCGCGGCCTGGGACGAGGGCCTGGCCGACCGGGTCGCCGCGTACGAGCCGGACCTCGTCGTCAGCGCCGGCTTCATGAAGCTCGTCGGCCCGGGCTTCCTCGCCCGCTTCGGCGGTCGCACGATCAACACCCACCCCGCCCTGCTCCCCGCGTTCCCGGGGATGCACGGCCCCCGGGACGCCCTCGCGTACGGGGTCAAGGTCACAGGTGCGACGGTGTTCCTCGTCGACGCCGGCGTCGACACCGGCGTCGTCCTCGACCAGGCCGTGGTCGACGTCCTCGACGACGACACGGTCGACTCGCTCCACGAACGGATCAAGGTCGCCGAACGCGACCTGCTGGTCTCCACCACCCACGCGCTGGTCACCCGCCCCTGGCGCGTGCTCGGCAGGAAGGTCCACTGGGACCGATGAGCTCCACCTCTGACCGCATCCCCGTCCGCCGCGCCCTCGTCTCGGTCTACGACAAGACCGGGCTGGCCGAGCTGGCCGCCGCCCTGGTCGAGGCCGGCGTCGAGATCGTCTCCACCGGCTCGACCGCGAAGACGATCGCCGCCGCGGGGCTACCCGTGACCGCGGTCGAGGACGTCACCGGCTTCCCCGAGTGCCTCGACGGCCGCGTCAAGACGCTGCATCCCAAGGTCCACGCCGGCCTGCTGGCCGACCTCCGCCTGGAGTCGCACCGCAGCCAGCTCGACGAGCTCGGCATCGCGCCCTTCCAGCTGCTGGTGAGCAACCTCTACCCGTTCACCCAGACCGTCGCCTCGGGCGCCTCGGAAGAGGAGTGCATCGAGCAGATCGACATCGGCGGGCCCGCCATGGTCCGGGCCAGCGCCAAGAACCACGCGAGCATGACCGTCCTCACCTCGCCCGACCAGTACGCCGAGCTCCTCGACGCGCTCGGTGCCGGTGGCACGACGCTCGAGCAGCGCCAGCGGCTGGCCGCAGCCGCCTTCGTGCACACCGCCTCGTACGACGTCGCCGTCGCCTCCTGGATGGGCAGCGTGCTCACCGGCCCGTCGACCGGCTCGGGGAACGGGGACTTCCCCGGCTGGGTCGGCGCCACCTGGGACCTCTCCTCGACCCTGCGCTACGGGGAGAACCCGCACCAGGCCGCGGCGCTCTACCGCTCGCCGGGCGAGGGCCGTCCGCTCGCCGGCGCGGAGCAGCTGCACGGCAAGGAGATGTCCTACAACAACTACGTCGACGCCGACGCCGCTCGGCGGGCCGCGTACGACTTCGCCGGACCGGCCGTCGCGATCATCAAGCACGCGAACCCGTGCGGCATCGCCGTGGGCGCCGACGTGGCCGAGGCGCACCGCAAGGCGCACGCCTGCGACCCGGTGTCCGCCTTCGGCGGCGTCATCGCCACGAACGTCCCCGTCAGCGTGGCCATGGCCGAGCAGGTCGCCGAGGTCTTCACCGAGGTGATCCTGGCGCCCGGGTACGAGGACGGCGCCGTCGAGGTGCTGGCGCGCAAGAAGAACATCCGCATCCTCGTCGTCGACCCGCTCGCCGACGGCGGGACCGAGTTCCGCCGGATCGACGGCGGGCTGCTGGTCCAGGAGCGCGACACGGTCGACGCCGACCACGACCAGGCGTCGGGGTGGACGCTGGCCTGCGGCGAGCCGGCCGACGCCGCGACGCTGGCCGACCTCGAGTTCGCCTGGAAGGCGTGCCGCTCGGTCAAGTCCAACGCGATCCTGCTCGCCCACGACGGCGCCTCGGTCGGGATCGGGATGGGCCAGGTCAACCGGGTCGACTCCAGCCGCCTCGCGGTGACGCGGGCGGGCGAGCGGGCCGCCGGGTCGGTGGCGGCCTCGGACGCGTTCTTCCCCTTCCCCGACGGGCTCGAGATCCTCCTCGAGGCCGGCGTCCGCGCGGTCGTCCAGCCCGGCGGGTCGGTGCGCGACGACGCGGTCGTCGAGGCCGCCCGCGCGGCCGGCGCCACCCTCTACCTGAGCGGCGCGCGGCACTTCTACCACTGAGCACGTCCCCGACCCCCGCACACGCTCGAGATCACAGAGGCAGGACGCATGACCGCAGAGACGCTGGACGGCAAGGCGCTGGCCGCCACGATCAAGGCCGAGCTCAAGGAGCGGGTGGCCGCGCTGGCCGAGCGCGGCATCGTCCCCGGGCTGGGGACCGTGCTCGTCGGCGACGACCCGGGCTCGCACTCCTACGTGCGCGGCAAGCACCGCGACTGCGCGCAGGTGGGCATCGCCTCGATCGAGGTGCAGCTCCCCGCGTCGACCAGCGCGGCCGAGCTGGAGCGCCGGATCCGCGAGCTCAACGACGACCCGGCCTGCACCGGCTTCATCGTGCAGCTGCCGCTGCCCGGCGCCCTCGACGACGGCTGGGCCCTCGAGCTCGTGGACCCGGGCAAGGACGCCGACGGCCTGCACCCGGTCAACCTCGGCCGGCTGGTGCTGGGGGAGCCCGGGCCGCTGCCCTGCACCCCGCGCGGCATCGTCGAGCTGCTGCGCCGCAACGGCATCGGGCTGAGCGGCGCGGAGGTCTGCGTCGTCGGCCGCGGCACGACGGTCGGGCGTCCGCTGGGGCTGCTGCTGACCCGCAAGAGCGAGAACGCGACGGTCACGCTGTGCCACACCGGCACGGTCGACGTGGCGGAGCACACCCGCCGGGCGGACATCGTCGTCGCCGCCGCCGGGCGGCCCGGCCTCATCACCGCCGACATGGTCAAGCCCGGCGCGGTGTGCGTCGACGTCGGCATCACGCGGACCGAGGCCGGCCTCGTCGGCGACCTCGACCCGAGCGTCCGCGAGGTCGCCTCCTGGGTGGCCCCGGTGCCCGGCGGCGTGGGCCCGATGACCCGGGCCATGCTCCTGACCAACGTCGTCGAGCGCGCCGAGGCGCTCGCCGGGGTGTGAACGCGGTGCCGCGTCAGCGGGACCCCGCGGGCGGCGGTGCGGCCCGGCCACGGCGGCAGTGGCCGCTGCTCCTGGTATCGGCGCTTGTCCTGGGCGGGGTCGTCGCGGCGCTGCTCGGCCCGGACACGTGGCGGGCGGGCTGCCTCGTCGTCGGCGGTGCGCTCGTGCTCGGGGCCGTCCTGCGCCTGGTGCTGACCACGCGGCGGGCGGGGCTGCTGCGCGTGCGGAGCAAGGCCTTCGACGTCGGCGTCATGCTCCTCGCC contains these protein-coding regions:
- the purN gene encoding phosphoribosylglycinamide formyltransferase yields the protein MPDPAQRVPGDGGGASPARLVVLLSGTGTLLQALLDASADPAYGARVVAVGSDREGTVGLERAAAAGVETFVHPLAGSPDRAAWDEGLADRVAAYEPDLVVSAGFMKLVGPGFLARFGGRTINTHPALLPAFPGMHGPRDALAYGVKVTGATVFLVDAGVDTGVVLDQAVVDVLDDDTVDSLHERIKVAERDLLVSTTHALVTRPWRVLGRKVHWDR
- a CDS encoding M23 family metallopeptidase, encoding MSTTAALSRLPHRGASEQRTLATNTIVALLIAVVGLLAAGSSSLVTSADEGTARTTRVQPAPVDPVAAGRRSAAVQSALLAEVAAQRGDALAREAQVVVRTSLSAAGTARQQRLTTAQAATQAAAVQIAADRLKAAVAARQAAVDAGLAADPTLADPTLTDPTLSTQATTPVTGTAGTLPAGTTGTLPISTGVVGSKFGEYGHWSRYHTGLDFRAAYGTPIHSVLPGVVVFAGNTGDWAGNHVAVRHADGQTTMYSHMSRMAATTGQTVQAGQVIGYVGQTGRAFGAHLHFELYPVGVKYGDVYKAVDPTPWLQSIGVRTH
- a CDS encoding cell division protein PerM encodes the protein MASLTSPRRPDATERHRVVLEASEAVRDVDRTDVDPVSWPVAAVVGGLATAAVGWVVVTGLVVCGWLMGDDAGLPDALRLGTRLWLLGGGVPVTVGGLEVSLVPWGLTVVTAGLLWRFGGYAARRVAPGSRTGPFAVAAVVTLAYAAPVLVAAGLFGEPWRAPGRWAVIVLVLLVAAWAGAGSRVGRPVGSSWPTLLTGLPRAVAGAVGVLLLAGAAVLVLGLVTGWDRVVGLNDALQAGAVGTVLLVLVQATVLPNALVWSGSYALGSGFSLGSGSVVAPAATSVGVLPGLPLLGALPAAGPGSTLQLWWLALGAVAGALAAWLVLRGGVTRRFDASTLLGGLAGVVSGLVFTVLAWTTSGDLGVERLTGLGPRLVPLLVMSTTTLGLSGMVAGAVIGVVRHLARPSAEAEDGGAEETEVIDAGDPTQETEETEVIAR
- a CDS encoding FAD-binding domain-containing protein, producing MPLLPVPPSTADGASVADVERWVAEHLGDLTLEGPDGVRAGGFDGGQAAADTALATLDISGYANTRSTVLPEERRGSSRLSPYIRYGLLTLPRVWAAVQDAPSFDRKRFRDELLWQEYARHLYSRLGRRLRSSLRNASPTEGRQSWDRPAWDRSMACMDFVVGELHDEGWVVNQTRMWLASQWAVRAGADWREGEQEMFAHLLDGSRAANGLGWQWTTGTGSSKAYGFSRWQVQKRAPQLCRRCPLRDACPIEEWPEVSLDRVPDRADLTRGPIPAGPAEVEGDGGEAVWLTAELLGDDDPALAADETRPAVFVFDEPLLARLRLSGKRLVFLAQTLGELAARRELEVRRGDVVDELDGRRLAATWTPVPGWQERSARLQPVEVHPWPWLARPRPASVGSYTAWRRDLKV
- a CDS encoding cobalamin B12-binding domain-containing protein; translation: MVPGPELRSPQGTVPRRVVVAKPGLDGHDRGAKIVARALRDAGMEVIYTGLHQTPEQIVATALAEDADAIGLSVLSGAHLTLFARVLDLLAAEDASDIVVFGGGIIPQADRAELLERGVAGVFGPGASMADIVAWVRAHVPEREAG
- a CDS encoding esterase/lipase family protein; translation: MVRALPGLVREAAWIGAHLVAYPLGALPGSVERTRRRRGNASAAGQRGLVRHDPGAATTPILLVHGIVDNHSIFTRLDATLRGRGFATVAAHDYGLLTADVAEAATALGTRVRALATATGHDRVHVVGHSLGGLIARWFVQRQGGDDVVDTLVTLGTPHGGTELARLSPLVPLLPMTRALTPGSAVVRALAEPAPGCRTRFVAYASDIDHLVLPHRNARLEHPDLDVTNVDVHGVGHLSMPHHRPLAYEVADLLANGREHVGGESVTKTAEGPVRA
- the sucC gene encoding ADP-forming succinate--CoA ligase subunit beta; protein product: MDLFEYQARDIFEAHGVPVLRGITATTPEQAVEAARQLGTPVVVVKAQVKAGGRGKAGGVKLARTPEEAGERAAEILGMDIKGLTVETVMVTEGADIAEEYYFSLLLDRANRRYLAMASKEGGMEIEQLAVERPEALARIPVDPLVGIDAAKAAEIVAAAGFDADVAEEIGRVMQTLGQVYEGEDATLVEVNPLILTGSGDIVALDGKVSLDENAAFRHAEHAALADTSAEDPLEAAAKAKGLNYVKLDGSVGIIGNGAGLVMSTLDVVAYAGSGLPGEPKPANFLDIGGGASAEVMANGLEIILGDVQVKSVFVNVFGGITACDAVANGIVQAYALLEGRGEAVTKPVVVRLDGNNAELGRQILVDAGLPGLEQVDTMDGAAARAAELASQAA
- the sucD gene encoding succinate--CoA ligase subunit alpha, with the protein product MSIFLNADSKVIVQGMTGSEGRKHTARMLASGTQIVGGVTPGKGGQTVDFDGTSVPVFGSVGEAMEATGADVTVIFVPAKFTKGAVVEAIEAKIPLAVVITEGVPVKDTAEFYALSQGSDTRLIGPNCPGLISPGQSNAGIIPADITPPGRIGLVSKSGTLTYQMMYELRDIGFSSAVGIGGDPVIGTTHIDALAAFQADPDTDAIVMIGEIGGDAEERAAEFIKANVTKPVVGYVAGFTAPEGKTMGHAGAIVSGGAGTAAGKQEALEAAGVRVGKTPSETAQIMREVIQAL